In the Trichoderma atroviride chromosome 4, complete sequence genome, TGTACTGGTATTTACTGTAAATCAAGAAGAGTAAAATtctcaagctcaagctcaaaaGACCAAGGTATCTAGACAATGCGCCCCTCCCAAAACTCCGTATTTACCCCGAAGCCCATTCATGgtacaatttttttttcttttgatgccACCGCATAATTCCGACATCTAGTTCCCAGTGTACAATATGACAAGGAAAATTAGTTCAGTTCAGCATGTCCCATATGCCAATTTGTTTATACAGAGCGGGTCGAGTCCGAACACTCGCCCAGAGATTCAGTTTGCGTTCgaatctccttctccttgcgATGCTGTGTTTCAGTCGATatatgcttctttttgtcgtGCCCGTCAAAGATATACGCCAGCTCTTCCAACGTCGGTCCCGAGGTttcaacaaagaaaaagtatacaaaaataaaaataaacgCCACCCAAATGCAATAATAAATGTAAAATTTCCAACCAATGTTTTGTAGCGCAATGGGATTAACATAGTTGCCAAAGATGGTGGCCACTTGGATTGTTAGCAGGACAAAGGCCCACGTCTTGGCTCGCATTTGGTATGTGACCAACTCGAGGGGGTATGTCACTACCAGATTTGTCCAGGCCATTGTGTAAAAAGcttgaaagatgaagatgcatgCGAGAACAAGTCGGCCAGCCGGAATAGAACCATGATCCAGATACTGTTGAGCTCCAATTGTCCAGGCAATGAATGTGAGCGAGACACCCCCAGATCCAATGAGGAAAAATGTGCGTCGTTTAAACTTGTTGATGCAGACTGTGACAGATAGCGCCACGATGTACTGCCAAAGCGTCACCATGCCGTTGACAAGGGTAATGTCCTTTTGAGACTTGACACCGGTATCTTTCAAGATTTGCGTCAGATAGTTTGACACGAGCAGGTTACCAGAGCTCTGGCTAAAGACGGCCGTCGCGAAGCAGAGAGATATTCGCTTCAAGTTGGGGATAGATGAGAAAAAGTCGACCCAGGTCATGTTGTGCGCAGCTTCCTTTGCCAAGACTTGTTCAATCTCGGCGCATTCGACATTGACAACCTCCGAGTTTGGGTCGCATTCGCCGTGGTATTTGACTAGAATCTTCCGTGCTTCCTTCATCCGGCCCTTTGCAATCAGCCATCGAGGAGACTCGGGACAAAAGAATATGAGGCCGAGCTGGTAGGCCGAGGGTATGATTTGGATCAACGTTGGCAGCCTCCAAGACCACGATCCAGAGATGCGAAAGCAGCCGTAAGTTGCCCATGCGCCAATGACATATCCCAGGACGATTGACGTGTTATAAAAAGTGGTGACTTGTACTCGTTCTTTCGGATGGCTTAATTCCGTGACCAGCACCGGGGCACCCATCTGGATCAGCGAGGACCCAAAGCCAAGCACAATCTTGCCTCCGATGTACATGTGAAGCGAGGTAGCGAAGAATTCGAGCAAGAcgccggcgatgatgaaaatgGAGCCGAGGGCGGTAGGAACTCGTCGTCCGCATTTGTCACTGATCCAGCCGAGAAATATAAATGGTACGACGCCGCCAATGGAACTCGATGCGCCGAAGAAGCCCAGGCTTGCGCCTTGGGGATGTCCAAACTGATCTTGCCACGTTGGAAGTACCTGCATTCCATTTGTCATCGACTATGGCGAATCCCATGGTTAGCCCAAGTCCCCAACAACTCGTCGAGGCGACTACTCACCCCGTCAATGCCGAGCGCGGCGCTGGCAAGCAGCGACGATGTAAGTAGAAAATACAGCAAGATGCCATTCTTGCGCCGCCAAAACGGCGGGATCAGTGCAAGGTCAATTGGCGATGAAATGCCATCGGCCGTGTGTGCCGCAGAAGGAGCCATGATCCggcctctcctctctctgccCAGGCTGAGTCGCAGTGTTGAGGCGAGGATTCAGCCCGGGCTCAGCTCGAATGCTCCATCAGATGGTGGTCGCGCCATTGTTCCAAAGAGAGTTCACCgagcgcaaaaaaaagcgacCGGCGCCGCCCTGCTTAGTCAACCGGTCGCCATTCTCGGTGTGGGCGCGCAGCCGCAGGCACAGCGCTGGACAGCTGCCATTGCGCCCAGCCCGCGACATGAAGCAATTCGACGTCGCGATCGTGAAGTCCATCGTCTCGGATCACGGATGGCAATCGTCAGATTGATAAAGCTAAAGGGCTGCCGGCCATCAGTCAGCATGCATGCGACGTGCAGAAGGGCCCTTCCCCACGGGGGGATTAGATCGCATCTAAATCGGCGATTCGGAGAAATCAGCATCCGCAGCACGGCCAGAAGCCAACCAGAAGCGCTAGCTGAGCAGACTTTGACGAGGCGGATAATGCGACAAAGCCGGCAAAATCCGCATGGCCAATCACTGCGAGGCTGCCATGGCAGGAATGGCAGGATGCTCGTCGTTATTTCCCCATCCGGCCGTCTCCGTCCTGACGGGCACGGGGTATTGGGGCTCGGGGGCACAGTTTCGACATTTCCCCAGCCCATCTCCCACGTTGTAGATGGGGAAAAGGGCACGAATCTCGAGGCAGACGGCCGTCTGGAACGTGCTGCTGGGCCGCGGGTGGGTTTTGTTTGCCACGGCGTGCAGGAACCGTTCTTGACGGAGCAATGACTCCCGAGTCAATAGGCTCTATGTGTGGGTATAAAGGCGTTCCCCCGAGGAGGCCGCTGACTACAGCTGGCGTCCTCCCACGATGAGCCTCACCGGGTCGGTCCGTTTCAATAACGGGCTCTTGTTCCTCCTGTGCACTATTAGCCGGCGCGAGGTACTATCCCAGCCGCTGCCCCCGTCCGGACTCGAGCAGACACAAACGCACCTACAATAACACCGCCAGGAACAAGCAAAAGATCAGCCACCAGATTTCTCGAGAATAAGCCAAAATGTCCGAGTCGCTAGCTCTGCCGAACGATTTTGAATGGGGCTTCGCTACGGCGGCCTACCAGATCGAGGGAGCTGTCAAGGAAGCCGGCCGTGGGCCTTCCATCTGGGACACGTACTGCCACCTGGAGCCCTCGCGCACAAATGGCGCCAACGGTGATGTTGCCTGCGATCACTATCACCGCTACGACGAGGACTTTGACCTCTTGACCAAGTACGGTGCCAAGGCCTACCGTTTCTCTCTGTCTTGGTCTCGTATCATCCCTCTTGGCGGCCGGTTAGATGCCGTCAACGAGGAAGGCATAGAGTTTTACAGCAACTTGATCGATGCCTTGTTGAGGAGGGGAATCACGCCGTGGGTGACTCTGTACCACTGGGATCTGCCACAGGCGCTTCACGATAGGTATGGCGGTTGGTTGAATGTGGAAGAGGTGCAGCTGGACTTTGAGCGGTATGCTCGGCTGTGCTTTGAGCGATTTGGAGACCGAGTGAAGAACTGGATCACCATCAACGAGCCATGGATCCAGTCCATCTATGTGAGTCTTGAAAATACCATGTTCCATTTCTTTATTATCCTCAATACGTTCAAGACATTTATTCATGTGCCCACGTCCATGCTAATATCAAATCAGGGCTATGCCACCGGCAGCAACGCCCCTGGCAGGAGCAGCGTAAATAAGCACTCCACTGAAGGCGATACAGCCACTGAGCCATGGCTCGCAGGAAAAGCTCAAATCATGAGCCATGCTCGCGCTGTGGCCGTCTACAACCTAGACTTTCGCGCCACCCAAAAGGGGCAAATAGGCATCTCTCTCAATGGTGACTACTACGAGCCTTGGGACGTCAACGAGCCCAGAGATAAGGAGGCTGCGGAGCGACGGATGGAATTCCACATTGGATGGTTTGCGAATCCCATCTTGTGAgtagcatcaacagcagaaTCCAAGAGGTCTTACATGCTGACATTTATATGTGATAGTTTAAAGAAGGACTATCCTGCCAGCATGAAGAAGCAACTGGGCAACAGATTGCCGGCCCTTACTCCTGCTGACTTTGCCATCCTCAAGGCCGGAGAAACTG is a window encoding:
- a CDS encoding uncharacterized protein (CAZy:GH5~CAZy:GH1); this translates as MSESLALPNDFEWGFATAAYQIEGAVKEAGRGPSIWDTYCHLEPSRTNGANGDVACDHYHRYDEDFDLLTKYGAKAYRFSLSWSRIIPLGGRLDAVNEEGIEFYSNLIDALLRRGITPWVTLYHWDLPQALHDRYGGWLNVEEVQLDFERYARLCFERFGDRVKNWITINEPWIQSIYGYATGSNAPGRSSVNKHSTEGDTATEPWLAGKAQIMSHARAVAVYNLDFRATQKGQIGISLNGDYYEPWDVNEPRDKEAAERRMEFHIGWFANPIFLKKDYPASMKKQLGNRLPALTPADFAILKAGETDFYGMNYYTSQFARHLDGPVPETDFLGAVHEHQEDKAGSPAGEESGIHWLRSCPDMFRKHLARVYGLYGKPIYITENGCPCPGEDKMTCEEAVNDPFRIRYFDSHLDSISKAITQDGVTVKGYFAWALLDNLEWSDGYGPRFGVTYTDYKTLKRTPKKSALVLKDMFADRQRVKVAA
- a CDS encoding uncharacterized protein (EggNog:ENOG41~TransMembrane:12 (i31-53o73-96i108-128o134-154i166-186o206-223i283-301o321-342i349-368o383-408i420-437o449-468i)) — protein: MAPSAAHTADGISSPIDLALIPPFWRRKNGILLYFLLTSSLLASAALGIDGSMTNGMQVLPTWQDQFGHPQGASLGFFGASSSIGGVVPFIFLGWISDKCGRRVPTALGSIFIIAGVLLEFFATSLHMYIGGKIVLGFGSSLIQMGAPVLVTELSHPKERVQVTTFYNTSIVLGYVIGAWATYGCFRISGSWSWRLPTLIQIIPSAYQLGLIFFCPESPRWLIAKGRMKEARKILVKYHGECDPNSEVVNVECAEIEQVLAKEAAHNMTWVDFFSSIPNLKRISLCFATAVFSQSSGNLLVSNYLTQILKDTGVKSQKDITLVNGMVTLWQYIVALSVTVCINKFKRRTFFLIGSGGVSLTFIAWTIGAQQYLDHGSIPAGRLVLACIFIFQAFYTMAWTNLVVTYPLELVTYQMRAKTWAFVLLTIQVATIFGNYVNPIALQNIGWKFYIYYCIWVAFIFIFVYFFFVETSGPTLEELAYIFDGHDKKKHISTETQHRKEKEIRTQTESLGECSDSTRSV